The DNA sequence TTTTTGCGAGAGTCGCAAATTCACCGTTAGCTAAGCGGAATACGTCACCGACTTTTAGATCTTTAACTGGTACAAATTTCTGTTTGCCCACTACCCAGAATGGGTGTTCGCCTGTACCTGAAATCAGTTCAGGGTCTTCGTCATCAGCTTCACCACCATTGATGGTGTAATAAAGATGATAAAGAAGAGTCGGCTTTGTTACAAAAGTTTGAAGAACAGGCTTAAATGATTGTGTAGTATTTTGCTCATCACGAGCCAGAACCATCATGCCCGGCTTTATATCTTCGATATTCACTAAGCCTTGCTGGGCATGGATTTTTGTACCTGCTACAAAACACATTTTTGTGGTGCGTAAAGCAGCCATATGGTTTGTCTCAACATCATCGAGCAATGTCTTACCAAAGTCATCATCTTGGAAAAACTTTCTTTTACGTAATTCTGTAAAGAATTCAACTTTCGATAATTTACTCACTTTCCCCGCTAAAGCAGGTCCCGTGATTGTACTTAAAATTTCAAACGAATCTAGAGGGACAGGTGATTTAAAAATCCCACCATATTCCTCGAAATATAAGTAACAAATTTTAAAAAATTCTTATTTCTCCCTTAAAATCACCTGTCCCTAATTATTTACTTAAAATCACCTGTCCCTGATTATGCTTTGGATAGAGCAATTTCAGCCATACGGTCGCGTATCTCTTTACACGGATTGCCCCTATTATGAACCCAAAGGCCTGAGTCACCTGCGAAGTAAGTATGGAAGTCCGCTACTTCGAAGTTATAGGTGGTGAAGGTTTCGTCTTGAGGAGCTGACTCGGTAGCGATTTTTGCGAGGGTTGCAAATTCACCATTAGCTAAGCGGAAAACGTCACCGATTTTCAAATCTTTG is a window from the Lentisphaera araneosa HTCC2155 genome containing:
- a CDS encoding polymorphic toxin-type HINT domain-containing protein; its protein translation is MAKQQFVPVKDLKIGDVFRLANGEFATLAKIATESAPQDETFTTYNFEVADFHTYFAGDSGLWVHNRGNPCKEIRDRMAEIALSKA